The following proteins are co-located in the Rippkaea orientalis PCC 8801 genome:
- the hemJ gene encoding protoporphyrinogen oxidase HemJ produces MAYYWFKAFHLIGIVVWFAGLFYLVRLFVYHAEASQQPEPAQTILKTQYEIMEKRLYNIITTPGMAVTVVMAIGLISTEPEILKSGWLHIKLAFVVLLLAYHFYCGRIMRQLAKGECQWTGQQFRALNEAPTVLLVVIVLLAVFKGSLPLDLTTWLIVALVISMAASIQLYAKKRRLDQEKLSSSQG; encoded by the coding sequence ATGGCCTATTACTGGTTTAAAGCCTTTCATTTGATTGGAATTGTCGTTTGGTTTGCGGGATTATTTTATTTAGTTCGTCTGTTTGTCTATCATGCAGAAGCATCTCAACAACCCGAACCCGCGCAAACGATTCTGAAAACTCAGTATGAGATTATGGAGAAACGTCTCTATAACATTATTACCACCCCAGGAATGGCGGTTACAGTGGTTATGGCTATTGGGTTAATTTCTACTGAACCAGAGATCTTAAAATCAGGATGGTTGCATATTAAATTGGCGTTTGTTGTCCTATTGTTGGCGTATCATTTCTATTGTGGACGCATTATGAGGCAATTGGCAAAAGGGGAATGTCAATGGACGGGTCAACAATTTCGCGCCTTAAATGAAGCCCCCACCGTGTTATTAGTAGTCATTGTTTTATTGGCGGTATTTAAAGGAAGTTTACCGTTAGATTTAACCACTTGGTTGATAGTTGCTTTAGTGATTTCCATGGCAGCTTCGATTCAATTGTATGCCAAAAAACGCCGTCTCGATCAAGAAAAATTATCGTCTAGTCAAGGATAA
- a CDS encoding winged helix-turn-helix transcriptional regulator gives MVRSFPEPDLFTLNCPTQQILEVIGNKWSVIVLYCLAYDSRRYIEIQRRIEGISQKVLTQTLRNLERHGLIERKAYLQSSSTMEYSLTSLGETLMEPLLEIAAWSRVHFTEVEMFRNHYDQQHLS, from the coding sequence ATGGTTCGTAGTTTTCCAGAACCCGATTTATTTACCCTTAATTGTCCAACGCAGCAGATTCTTGAGGTCATTGGTAATAAATGGAGTGTTATTGTTTTGTATTGTCTCGCTTACGACTCTAGACGCTACATTGAAATTCAGCGACGGATTGAGGGCATTTCTCAAAAAGTTTTAACGCAAACTTTGCGAAATCTAGAACGACATGGATTAATAGAGCGAAAAGCTTATCTACAGAGTTCTTCAACGATGGAGTATTCTCTTACATCTTTAGGAGAAACCTTAATGGAACCTTTATTAGAAATTGCTGCTTGGTCTAGGGTTCATTTTACTGAAGTTGAAATGTTCCGCAATCACTATGATCAGCAGCATTTATCGTGA
- a CDS encoding nitroreductase family protein, protein MNTFDAIQQRRSVKHYDASHQMTDQEIKTLFELAILSPTSFNIQNWRFVVVKNPDLRQKIQEAAWNQSQITEASLTIILCADLKAWQKNPNRYWRNTSEEIRDRLVPMIVQFYEGKEQLQRDEAMRSCGMAGQTIMLTAKAMGYDSCPMIGFDPQKVSQFINLPADHVIGFIIVVGKAAKPANPRGGQLDLSEVLIYDHF, encoded by the coding sequence ATGAATACCTTTGACGCAATTCAACAACGCCGTTCAGTTAAACATTACGATGCTTCCCATCAGATGACAGATCAAGAGATTAAAACTCTCTTTGAATTAGCCATTTTATCGCCGACTTCTTTTAATATCCAAAATTGGCGATTTGTAGTCGTCAAAAATCCCGATTTGCGTCAAAAAATCCAAGAAGCTGCTTGGAATCAATCCCAAATTACGGAAGCTTCTTTAACAATTATTCTCTGTGCCGATTTAAAAGCTTGGCAAAAAAATCCTAACCGCTATTGGCGTAATACTTCTGAAGAAATCCGCGATCGCTTAGTTCCCATGATTGTTCAATTTTATGAAGGAAAAGAACAGTTACAACGGGATGAAGCCATGCGTTCTTGTGGAATGGCTGGTCAAACGATTATGCTAACGGCTAAAGCAATGGGGTATGATAGTTGTCCGATGATTGGTTTTGATCCCCAAAAAGTTTCTCAATTCATTAATCTTCCTGCCGATCATGTTATTGGGTTTATTATTGTTGTTGGAAAAGCTGCTAAACCCGCTAATCCTAGGGGTGGACAATTAGACTTATCAGAAGTACTAATTTACGATCACTTCTAG